The following proteins are co-located in the Imtechella halotolerans genome:
- a CDS encoding MBL fold metallo-hydrolase, with translation MHIEQIYTGCLAQGAYYIESNGEVAIIDPLREIQPYIDRASKDKAKIKYIFETHFHADFVSGHVTLSKATGAPIIYGPTANPSFEAIVAKDGQEFKLGDITIIALHTPGHTMESTTYLLRDEQGNDHAIFSGDTLFLGDVGRPDLAQKAADMTQEQLAGILFNSLRTKIMPLADDVIVYPAHGAGSACGKNMMKETVDTLGNQKKMNYALRADMTEEEFIKEVTDGLLPPPSYFPLNVQMNKEGYDDIDVVLERGTKALSPAEFEAIANETDALVLDVRHQNEYIQGHIPRSIFIGIDGTFAPWVGSLIMDTKQPLLLITPEGREEEVVTRLSRVGFDQTLGYLKGGFEEWKKEGREYDTITSIPATTFEKLLKQQSIPVFDVRKEGEYLSEHVQSAHLTPLDYINDHLASFPKNDTFYIHCAGGYRSVIAASILKSRGIHNFVDVAGGFAAIKNTGIEVTDYVCPSTLK, from the coding sequence ATGCATATTGAACAAATTTATACCGGTTGTCTAGCGCAAGGCGCCTATTATATAGAAAGTAATGGTGAAGTAGCCATTATTGATCCATTACGTGAAATACAACCTTATATAGATCGCGCAAGCAAAGACAAAGCTAAAATCAAATACATTTTTGAAACTCACTTCCATGCTGATTTTGTTAGTGGACATGTGACTCTGTCAAAAGCTACCGGTGCCCCTATCATATATGGCCCAACAGCAAATCCTTCCTTCGAGGCCATTGTTGCTAAAGACGGCCAAGAATTTAAACTGGGAGATATAACCATAATTGCACTACATACTCCTGGGCATACGATGGAAAGTACAACATATCTGCTTCGTGATGAACAAGGAAATGACCATGCAATCTTTAGCGGGGACACTCTTTTTTTAGGTGATGTGGGACGCCCAGATTTAGCCCAAAAAGCAGCGGATATGACACAAGAGCAACTTGCCGGCATACTTTTTAACAGTTTAAGAACCAAAATTATGCCTTTAGCTGATGATGTTATAGTATATCCTGCTCACGGTGCCGGTTCCGCATGTGGAAAAAACATGATGAAAGAAACTGTTGACACCCTAGGAAACCAGAAAAAAATGAACTACGCTCTTAGAGCAGATATGACGGAGGAAGAATTTATTAAAGAAGTAACCGATGGTTTACTTCCCCCGCCTTCCTACTTCCCTCTAAATGTTCAAATGAACAAAGAAGGATACGACGATATTGATGTAGTGTTGGAGCGCGGCACCAAAGCTTTAAGTCCCGCAGAATTCGAAGCCATTGCAAATGAGACAGATGCTTTGGTACTGGATGTACGCCATCAAAATGAATACATACAAGGACATATTCCTCGTTCTATATTTATAGGTATAGATGGCACTTTTGCTCCATGGGTAGGTTCATTAATTATGGACACAAAACAACCCCTCCTTTTAATAACTCCAGAAGGCAGAGAAGAGGAGGTAGTAACTCGTCTTTCCAGAGTTGGTTTTGACCAAACATTGGGGTACCTTAAAGGTGGGTTCGAAGAATGGAAGAAAGAAGGTCGTGAATATGACACAATCACATCCATTCCAGCAACGACCTTTGAAAAATTATTAAAACAGCAATCCATACCTGTCTTTGATGTACGTAAAGAAGGTGAATATCTATCTGAACATGTACAAAGCGCTCATTTAACGCCATTGGATTACATTAACGACCACCTGGCATCCTTTCCAAAAAACGATACTTTCTATATACATTGTGCAGGAGGTTACCGTTCTGTCATAGCCGCCTCTATTCTTAAAAGTAGAGGAATTCACAATTTTGTTGACGTTGCTGGAGGATTTGCTGCCATTAAAAATACAGGGATTGAAGTTACAGATTATGTATGCCCTAGTACTTTGAAATAA
- a CDS encoding sulfite exporter TauE/SafE family protein, with the protein MDINLLLGYIGAFFIGIILGLIGGGGSILTVPILVYLLHINPVTATGYSLFVVGTSSLTGALINMRKKLVEIKVGVVFAFPAFVVVYLMRRFVIPTIPNSLFYIGSYEVTKDIAIMVFFAIVMLITSISMLTNKRENIITQVTSYQYHILFLEGILVGVIAGLVGAGGGFLIIPALVLFAKLPMKKAVATSLLIISINSLIGFMGDVATLDIDWNFLLLFSAIAVVGIFIGSYLTNFIPPKKLKKGFGWFVLLMGIYILIKELW; encoded by the coding sequence ATGGATATTAATTTGCTTTTAGGGTATATTGGTGCTTTTTTTATTGGGATTATTCTAGGGCTAATTGGTGGTGGTGGATCCATTCTTACTGTTCCCATATTGGTATATTTACTTCACATTAACCCAGTAACTGCCACTGGCTATTCACTTTTTGTTGTAGGGACATCATCACTTACGGGAGCATTAATCAATATGCGTAAAAAGCTAGTTGAAATAAAAGTAGGGGTTGTATTTGCATTCCCTGCTTTCGTTGTGGTATACCTTATGCGTAGGTTTGTGATTCCTACAATTCCAAATTCCTTATTCTACATTGGATCATATGAAGTTACTAAGGACATTGCCATAATGGTGTTCTTTGCAATTGTAATGCTTATTACTTCAATTTCTATGCTTACTAATAAAAGAGAAAATATAATCACACAAGTTACTTCATATCAATACCATATCCTATTTCTTGAAGGTATTTTAGTTGGAGTTATTGCTGGACTTGTTGGAGCTGGTGGTGGATTTCTCATTATACCTGCCTTAGTATTATTTGCTAAATTACCTATGAAGAAGGCAGTAGCAACATCACTACTTATTATTTCTATAAATTCACTAATTGGATTCATGGGAGATGTTGCCACCCTAGATATTGATTGGAATTTTTTACTCCTTTTTTCTGCTATTGCAGTTGTCGGAATATTCATAGGAAGTTATCTAACCAATTTTATACCCCCTAAAAAGCTAAAAAAAGGATTTGGATGGTTTGTACTACTAATGGGTATTTACATCCTCATAAAAGAACTATGGTAA
- a CDS encoding Crp/Fnr family transcriptional regulator, which produces MIEELIQNYGYLFEEELLQEINQVGTFKEVPEGFKLIEIGEYIKSMPLLVSGAIKILREDENGDELLLYFLERGDTCAMTLSCCLGQKKSEIRAISETPAKLIMIPIQKMEEWMTKYRSWRNFILESYHSRLMEMMQTIDSIAFMKMDERLLKHLRDKAMVTNDDVINSTHQDIANDLHTSRVVVSRLLKKLENQGKIQLFRNSIKVIDL; this is translated from the coding sequence ATGATAGAAGAATTAATTCAAAACTACGGCTACTTATTTGAAGAAGAGTTGCTTCAAGAAATAAATCAAGTAGGCACCTTTAAAGAAGTCCCAGAAGGATTCAAGCTTATCGAAATTGGAGAATATATTAAGAGTATGCCTTTATTGGTAAGTGGTGCTATTAAAATACTTCGTGAAGATGAAAATGGTGACGAATTACTCTTGTATTTTCTTGAGAGAGGAGATACATGCGCTATGACTTTATCCTGTTGCCTAGGACAGAAAAAAAGTGAAATAAGAGCAATTTCTGAAACACCAGCTAAACTTATCATGATTCCCATACAGAAAATGGAGGAATGGATGACCAAATATCGTAGCTGGCGAAACTTCATATTGGAAAGCTATCATTCTAGGCTCATGGAAATGATGCAAACTATCGATTCAATCGCCTTTATGAAAATGGACGAACGTTTACTTAAGCATTTGAGAGATAAAGCAATGGTAACCAATGATGATGTGATTAATAGCACACATCAGGATATTGCCAATGATCTACATACTTCAAGGGTTGTAGTTTCAAGGTTACTTAAAAAGTTAGAAAACCAAGGTAAAATCCAATTATTTAGAAATAGTATTAAAGTAATAGATTTGTAA
- a CDS encoding acyl-CoA dehydrogenase family protein has translation MKPDLFEAPDYYQLDELLTEEHKLVRDAARSWVKREISPIIENYAQKAEFPKQIINGLAEIGAFGPYIPEEYGGAGLDQIAYGLIMQEIERGDSGVRSTASVQSSLVMYPIFKYGSEEQRKKYLPKLASGEYMGCFGLTEPDFGSNPSGMVTNFKDKGDHYLLNGAKLWISNAPFADIAVVWAKNEEGRIHGLIVERGMEGFSTPETHNKWSLRASATGELIFDNVKVPKENLLPGKSGLGAPLGCLDSARYGIAWGAIGAAMDCYDTALRYAKERIQFDKPIAATQLQQKKLAEMITEITKAQLLAWRLGVLRNEGKATSAQISMAKRNNVEMAITIARDARQILGGMGITGEYSIMRHMMNLESVITYEGTHDIHLLITGMDITGHSAFK, from the coding sequence ATGAAACCTGACTTATTTGAAGCTCCTGATTATTACCAACTGGACGAACTCTTAACCGAAGAACACAAACTTGTTCGTGATGCTGCTCGTTCTTGGGTTAAAAGAGAAATTTCCCCTATTATAGAAAACTATGCTCAAAAGGCGGAATTCCCAAAACAAATCATAAACGGACTTGCTGAAATTGGCGCCTTTGGACCATATATACCGGAAGAATACGGTGGCGCGGGACTTGACCAAATAGCCTATGGACTTATCATGCAAGAAATTGAACGCGGGGATAGTGGAGTCCGTTCCACTGCATCAGTCCAATCATCACTTGTAATGTACCCTATTTTTAAATATGGTAGTGAGGAACAACGTAAAAAATACCTCCCTAAACTAGCCTCAGGGGAATATATGGGATGTTTTGGTCTTACAGAACCTGACTTTGGTTCCAACCCATCAGGAATGGTAACCAATTTCAAGGACAAAGGCGATCACTACCTACTAAATGGGGCCAAACTTTGGATATCTAATGCTCCTTTTGCAGATATTGCAGTGGTATGGGCTAAGAATGAGGAAGGCCGTATACACGGTCTTATTGTTGAACGAGGCATGGAGGGATTCTCAACACCTGAAACTCATAATAAATGGTCACTACGTGCCTCTGCAACAGGTGAATTAATCTTTGACAATGTTAAGGTTCCAAAAGAAAATCTTCTACCAGGAAAAAGTGGCCTAGGTGCACCACTCGGCTGCCTTGATTCTGCTCGTTATGGGATAGCTTGGGGTGCCATCGGCGCAGCAATGGATTGCTACGATACAGCACTCAGATATGCTAAAGAGCGAATACAGTTTGACAAACCTATAGCCGCCACCCAACTTCAACAGAAAAAACTAGCAGAAATGATTACTGAAATTACCAAAGCCCAATTGCTTGCTTGGCGTTTAGGTGTTTTACGAAATGAAGGAAAAGCCACATCTGCTCAAATTTCAATGGCCAAACGAAATAATGTAGAAATGGCAATTACCATTGCTCGTGATGCTAGACAGATATTAGGAGGGATGGGAATCACAGGAGAATATAGTATAATGCGTCATATGATGAACCTTGAAAGTGTAATAACTTATGAAGGCACTCATGATATCCATCTCCTTATAACGGGAATGGACATTACTGGCCATTCAGCCTTTAAATAA
- a CDS encoding GH92 family glycosyl hydrolase, with product MKLIKFCIYSISRIFLLSIVLVSCNNQSKPTKAIITPAKLIQYVDPMIGTDKMGHTYPGATVPFGSIQLSPDTDTIPYAVDGKYNPEVYKYCAGYQYDDTTIVGFSHTHFSGTGHSDLGDFLLMPTTGSLKLNPGTESNPEMGYRSRFSHKTEKAEPAYYKVDLDDYNIKAELTATTRVGMHRYTFPKTKESHLILDLMSGIYNYDEKNVWTFVRVENDTLVTGYRQTNGWARTRTVYFAMSFSQPITQYGHAKYDKTPYKGFWRKFDESKNFPEMAGEKVRAYFDFETKEDKPLLIKFSISPVSTQGALKNMQAEIPHWDFDRIKKEGQEKWNTELSKVQIVASEDTKVNFYTSMYHAFLGPTEYMDVDQQYRGLDMNVHSANGFTNYTSFSLWDTYRALHPLFNILQPDRNRDMIRSMMAHYYQSVHHMLPIWSHYANENWCMIGYHSVSVIADAIVKEILTGKEAHEALAACVQTAQTKYYDGLGNYMDLGYVPEDLNGSSVSKTLEYSYDDWAISQAAKKLGNMEIYNMFKQRAENYKNVYDSTSGFMRPRLSNGEFKEKFDPLDTHGQGFIEGNAWNYSLYVPHHPKKLIELMGGEERFVSRLDSLFSMELPDKYFEKTEDISREGIIGNYVHGNEPSHHVLYLYNWTHQAFKSHDKIRKVLTEMYKSTPDGLGGNDDFGQMSAWYIFSSLGFYPVAPGSTTYAIGSPSIEVAQIQLANEKTFVIETKNQSAQNVFVSHIEHDGIPLKKPFITHEDILKGGTLTFYMSDKPNPNYMNFN from the coding sequence ATGAAGCTAATAAAATTCTGTATTTATAGTATTAGTAGAATATTCCTTCTGTCAATAGTATTAGTCAGTTGTAATAACCAATCAAAGCCTACTAAGGCAATTATAACACCTGCTAAACTTATTCAGTATGTCGACCCCATGATAGGAACTGATAAGATGGGACACACATATCCAGGTGCTACAGTTCCATTCGGAAGTATACAGTTAAGTCCAGATACTGACACCATACCTTATGCCGTAGATGGTAAATACAATCCAGAGGTTTATAAATATTGTGCCGGTTACCAATATGATGATACTACAATTGTTGGTTTTAGCCACACACACTTTAGCGGAACAGGTCATTCAGATTTAGGTGACTTTTTACTTATGCCCACCACTGGTTCTCTTAAGCTAAATCCAGGAACTGAGTCAAATCCCGAAATGGGATACCGGTCACGATTTTCACATAAAACCGAAAAGGCAGAGCCTGCTTATTACAAAGTAGATTTGGACGATTACAATATTAAGGCTGAACTAACTGCAACAACTAGGGTGGGTATGCATCGATACACATTTCCAAAGACAAAAGAATCACACCTAATACTTGATTTGATGTCAGGCATTTATAATTATGACGAAAAAAATGTATGGACTTTTGTACGAGTAGAAAACGATACCCTTGTAACTGGATATAGACAAACTAATGGATGGGCGCGTACTAGAACCGTATATTTTGCTATGTCTTTTAGCCAACCTATCACCCAATATGGACATGCAAAATATGACAAAACCCCCTATAAAGGCTTTTGGAGAAAATTTGATGAAAGTAAAAACTTTCCTGAAATGGCTGGTGAAAAAGTTCGTGCCTACTTTGATTTTGAAACTAAGGAAGATAAACCACTACTAATAAAATTCTCCATCTCACCAGTAAGCACCCAGGGGGCTTTAAAAAACATGCAAGCAGAGATCCCTCATTGGGATTTTGATCGTATTAAAAAAGAAGGTCAGGAAAAATGGAACACAGAATTATCTAAAGTTCAAATAGTCGCCTCCGAAGATACTAAAGTAAACTTTTACACTTCCATGTATCACGCATTTTTAGGACCAACTGAATACATGGATGTTGATCAACAATATAGAGGATTGGATATGAACGTTCACTCTGCTAATGGTTTTACCAATTATACTAGCTTCTCTCTTTGGGACACCTACAGAGCCTTACATCCACTTTTCAACATTCTACAACCTGATCGAAATCGTGATATGATTCGATCTATGATGGCTCATTACTACCAAAGTGTACATCACATGCTACCTATATGGTCACATTATGCTAATGAGAATTGGTGTATGATTGGATATCATAGTGTTTCTGTAATTGCAGACGCCATTGTAAAAGAAATATTAACTGGTAAAGAAGCGCATGAAGCACTAGCCGCCTGCGTACAAACTGCACAAACAAAATACTATGATGGCCTAGGGAACTATATGGATCTAGGTTATGTACCAGAAGACCTTAATGGATCTTCCGTATCTAAAACTTTAGAATACTCCTATGATGATTGGGCAATTTCCCAGGCGGCAAAAAAGCTTGGCAATATGGAGATATACAATATGTTCAAGCAAAGAGCGGAAAACTATAAAAATGTGTACGATAGCACCTCAGGATTTATGCGTCCTAGACTAAGTAATGGAGAATTTAAAGAGAAATTCGACCCCTTAGACACACATGGGCAAGGATTTATAGAAGGAAATGCTTGGAATTATAGTTTATATGTCCCACATCATCCAAAAAAGCTAATTGAACTAATGGGTGGTGAAGAGCGATTTGTTTCGCGATTGGACTCTCTCTTTTCTATGGAATTACCAGATAAGTACTTTGAAAAAACAGAAGATATTTCAAGAGAGGGTATTATTGGAAACTATGTACATGGCAACGAGCCATCTCATCATGTACTATACTTGTATAATTGGACACATCAAGCTTTTAAATCTCATGACAAAATAAGAAAAGTACTAACAGAAATGTATAAGTCAACTCCAGATGGCTTAGGTGGCAACGATGATTTTGGACAAATGAGTGCATGGTATATTTTCAGCAGCCTTGGATTCTATCCCGTTGCTCCAGGTTCAACCACATATGCAATCGGAAGTCCATCTATTGAAGTTGCTCAGATCCAATTAGCTAATGAAAAAACATTCGTAATAGAAACTAAAAATCAGAGTGCTCAAAATGTATTCGTTTCACATATAGAACACGATGGAATACCACTGAAAAAACCATTTATTACTCATGAAGATATTTTAAAAGGAGGAACGCTTACATTCTACATGAGTGACAAGCCCAATCCAAACTATATGAATTTTAATTAA
- a CDS encoding tRNA1(Val) (adenine(37)-N6)-methyltransferase: protein MNTPFRFKQFSIQQDKCAMKVGTDGVLLGAWTSLEDNPYAILDIGAGTGLISLMLAQRSQATIIDAIEIDAEAYEQCVANFEQSIWNDRLFCYHAGLDEFVDEIEDQYDLIVSNPPFYSETVTSGNDARDMARMSFSLPFHELLASVAELLHEEGTFAVIIPFKEEVKFSEIAARFQLFPKRITHVKGTLNSEFKRSLMEFSFRHSSPLISELTIEKGRHQYTEDYINLTKEFYLKM from the coding sequence ATGAATACACCATTTCGATTTAAACAGTTCAGTATTCAACAGGATAAATGCGCTATGAAAGTTGGCACAGACGGAGTACTATTGGGTGCCTGGACTTCTTTAGAAGATAACCCTTATGCCATACTTGATATTGGTGCTGGAACCGGTCTTATATCATTAATGCTTGCCCAACGTAGTCAAGCAACTATCATTGATGCAATTGAAATTGATGCTGAAGCCTATGAACAATGTGTTGCAAATTTTGAGCAATCCATTTGGAATGATCGTTTATTCTGTTATCATGCAGGTCTGGATGAATTTGTAGATGAAATTGAAGATCAATATGATCTAATAGTTTCCAACCCCCCATTTTATTCTGAAACAGTCACTAGCGGCAATGATGCACGCGATATGGCTAGAATGTCTTTTTCACTGCCATTCCACGAGCTACTGGCCTCCGTCGCGGAACTTCTACATGAAGAAGGCACATTTGCGGTTATAATCCCTTTTAAAGAAGAAGTTAAATTTTCGGAAATAGCAGCTCGTTTTCAACTATTCCCTAAACGAATAACTCACGTAAAAGGAACTCTCAATTCTGAATTCAAACGGAGTTTGATGGAGTTTAGTTTTAGACATTCCTCTCCTTTAATATCTGAACTTACGATAGAAAAAGGTAGACACCAGTATACGGAAGATTACATTAATCTTACCAAAGAATTCTATTTAAAGATGTAA
- the rimM gene encoding ribosome maturation factor RimM (Essential for efficient processing of 16S rRNA) translates to MRKEDCFYLGKIVSKFSFKGEVLVKLDTDEPALYENMESVFLALGRNLVPFFIEQSSLHKSDLLRIKFEEVDTEADAEAIMKTELYLPLEFLPKLSGNKFYFHEVIGFSIEDHQKGSIGTITAINDSTAQALFEVDRDGTEILIPMNDHFILKVDRENQKIVMDLPEGLIDLYID, encoded by the coding sequence ATGAGAAAAGAAGATTGCTTCTATCTCGGTAAAATTGTATCAAAATTTAGTTTTAAGGGGGAGGTTTTGGTGAAACTTGACACTGACGAACCCGCTCTTTACGAAAATATGGAATCAGTATTTCTTGCCTTGGGCAGGAATCTGGTTCCATTTTTTATTGAACAGAGCAGCCTCCATAAATCTGATCTCCTTCGTATAAAATTCGAAGAAGTTGATACCGAAGCCGATGCTGAAGCTATAATGAAGACCGAACTTTACCTACCTTTAGAGTTCCTGCCTAAACTTAGTGGTAATAAATTCTACTTTCATGAGGTAATTGGATTTTCTATTGAAGATCATCAAAAAGGTAGTATAGGAACCATTACTGCCATAAATGACAGTACAGCACAAGCACTTTTTGAAGTTGATAGAGATGGAACGGAAATTCTTATACCCATGAATGACCATTTCATCTTAAAAGTGGATAGGGAGAATCAAAAAATAGTCATGGACCTACCTGAAGGCCTCATCGACCTATATATAGATTAG
- a CDS encoding 30S ribosomal protein S16 has translation MPVKIRLQRHGKKGKPFYWVVAADSRAKRDGKFLEKLGTYNPNTNPAQIDLNVDSSVKWLQNGAQPTETARRILSYKGALMKHHLQGGVNKGALTQEQADAKFNTWLNEKDNKITSKESNLAQAKADARAKALEAEKEVNEKRKAAAVEAQAAEEVAETVAEETEAPVAEENNETEA, from the coding sequence ATGCCAGTAAAAATTAGATTACAAAGACACGGTAAAAAAGGAAAACCTTTTTACTGGGTAGTAGCTGCCGACTCGCGCGCTAAAAGAGATGGTAAATTCCTTGAAAAACTTGGAACTTACAATCCTAACACCAATCCAGCACAGATTGACTTGAACGTAGACAGTTCAGTAAAATGGCTACAAAATGGAGCCCAACCTACTGAAACAGCTCGTCGTATTTTGTCTTACAAGGGTGCTTTAATGAAGCATCACTTGCAAGGTGGTGTTAACAAAGGAGCTCTTACGCAAGAGCAAGCTGATGCTAAATTCAACACTTGGTTGAATGAGAAAGACAACAAAATCACTTCTAAAGAGAGCAACCTAGCGCAAGCCAAAGCTGACGCAAGAGCAAAAGCATTAGAGGCTGAGAAAGAAGTAAACGAAAAGCGTAAAGCCGCTGCAGTAGAAGCACAAGCTGCTGAGGAAGTAGCTGAAACTGTTGCTGAAGAGACTGAAGCTCCTGTTGCTGAAGAAAACAACGAAACTGAAGCTTAA
- the ruvC gene encoding crossover junction endodeoxyribonuclease RuvC — protein MKTEKIILGIDPGTTIMGFGLIKVVGNQMHFVQLNELQLQKYDDHYLKLKIIFERTIELIETYHPDEIAIEAPFFGKNVQSMLKLGRAQGVAMAAGLSRQIPITEYEPKKIKMAITGNGNASKEQVAKMLQQLLHLKELPKNLDSTDGLAAAVCHFFNSGKSKSGKMYNSWASFVKQNEDKVQKR, from the coding sequence TTGAAGACAGAAAAAATCATATTAGGAATTGATCCCGGAACAACTATTATGGGTTTTGGACTTATAAAGGTTGTAGGGAATCAGATGCATTTTGTGCAACTTAATGAGTTGCAACTTCAAAAGTATGATGACCATTATTTAAAACTTAAAATTATTTTTGAACGGACTATAGAACTTATAGAAACTTACCATCCTGATGAAATAGCTATTGAAGCTCCTTTCTTTGGAAAGAATGTTCAATCCATGTTAAAATTAGGAAGAGCTCAGGGTGTTGCAATGGCCGCAGGCCTTTCGCGACAAATTCCAATTACAGAATACGAGCCAAAAAAAATAAAAATGGCTATCACTGGAAATGGAAATGCTAGTAAAGAACAAGTTGCTAAAATGCTTCAACAATTACTTCATTTGAAGGAACTGCCTAAAAATCTGGACTCAACAGATGGTCTAGCGGCAGCAGTATGTCATTTTTTTAATTCAGGGAAAAGTAAATCAGGAAAGATGTACAACAGCTGGGCTAGTTTTGTAAAACAAAATGAAGACAAGGTTCAAAAACGATAG
- the hemW gene encoding radical SAM family heme chaperone HemW: MAGIYIHIPFCKQACHYCDFHFSTSLKKKDDMINALIGELTLRNVEINHTIETIYFGGGTPSILTNADIIRLLDTIYELYEVSENPEITLEANPDDLSPERIKLLAQTPINRLSIGIQSFFDEDLVMMNRAHSAKEAQECLSEAVRYFDNITLDLIYGIPGMDEQKWMRNIQIALSYNIPHISSYALTVEPKTALHSLISRGLVASVDEAMAQKHFEILVDVLESAGFKHYEFSNFGKEGYFSRNNTAYWLGTLYLGIGPSAHSYDGKTRSWNVANNSKYINSIREGIIPSQIENLTLEDRYNEYIMTGLRTMWGVSLKYVEQTFGTSLSTYALAMAEKHILNGLIKTEKNAEMGVILRVTSKGKFLSDGLASDLFWVS, translated from the coding sequence ATGGCGGGTATCTATATTCATATTCCCTTTTGTAAGCAAGCATGCCACTATTGTGATTTTCATTTTTCAACCTCTTTGAAGAAGAAGGATGATATGATTAATGCGTTGATTGGTGAACTTACATTGAGAAATGTCGAAATTAATCATACAATCGAAACTATTTATTTTGGAGGCGGTACACCTAGTATTTTAACCAATGCTGACATTATTAGACTTCTTGATACTATTTATGAGTTATATGAAGTCAGTGAAAATCCTGAGATTACTTTAGAAGCCAATCCTGACGATCTTAGTCCAGAACGAATCAAATTACTAGCTCAAACACCAATCAATAGGCTAAGTATTGGAATACAATCTTTTTTTGATGAGGATCTTGTTATGATGAATAGGGCTCATTCAGCTAAAGAAGCACAGGAGTGTTTATCCGAAGCTGTGCGTTATTTTGATAATATCACTTTAGATCTAATATACGGTATACCCGGTATGGATGAGCAAAAATGGATGCGGAATATTCAAATTGCATTATCCTATAACATACCTCATATTTCTAGTTATGCCTTAACTGTAGAGCCTAAAACGGCTTTACATTCACTAATAAGTAGAGGATTAGTAGCCTCGGTGGATGAAGCTATGGCACAGAAACATTTTGAAATCCTTGTAGATGTATTGGAATCTGCTGGTTTTAAGCATTATGAGTTTTCTAATTTTGGGAAGGAGGGATATTTTAGCAGGAATAATACAGCTTATTGGTTGGGTACATTATACCTTGGAATAGGGCCATCAGCACATAGTTATGATGGAAAAACAAGGAGCTGGAATGTTGCTAATAACAGTAAATATATTAATAGTATTCGAGAAGGTATTATACCATCACAAATTGAAAACCTAACATTGGAAGACCGGTATAATGAATATATTATGACGGGTTTACGTACAATGTGGGGAGTGTCTTTAAAATATGTAGAACAAACATTTGGTACTTCTTTAAGCACCTATGCTTTAGCGATGGCAGAAAAACATATTCTCAATGGATTAATCAAAACAGAAAAGAACGCAGAAATGGGTGTCATACTACGAGTAACTTCGAAAGGAAAATTTCTAAGTGATGGGTTGGCATCTGATTTGTTCTGGGTCTCGTGA
- a CDS encoding cyclase family protein: protein MKAIIQHEGKTFSVNLNEAIDISIPMVGRSTNVNAWYATHPVIEPVVDEDFVISVTNGSSVNFNRIEFIPHAHGTHTECVGHITEDVFSINQHLKQFFFIAEVITVAPGRLEDDYVISRKQVEMLLKGKRPEALVIRTIPNTLEKCAMQYSHTNPPYLAGEAAKYLCDIGVKHLLIDLPSIDKEKDEGRLEAHNAFWNTQGKVRMEATITEFIFVPNSVTDGSYLLNLQIAPFENDASPSKPILYKIETTDKSSD from the coding sequence ATGAAAGCGATTATTCAACATGAAGGAAAAACTTTCTCGGTTAATCTTAATGAGGCTATAGATATATCAATTCCAATGGTTGGTCGATCAACCAATGTTAATGCATGGTATGCTACACATCCTGTTATTGAACCAGTTGTTGATGAAGATTTTGTTATTAGTGTGACCAATGGATCTTCAGTTAATTTTAATAGAATTGAATTCATTCCTCATGCACATGGCACTCACACGGAATGTGTTGGTCATATAACCGAAGATGTTTTTTCAATCAATCAACATTTAAAACAGTTTTTTTTCATTGCCGAAGTTATTACGGTTGCCCCTGGTAGATTGGAGGATGATTATGTAATTTCAAGGAAACAAGTTGAAATGCTTTTGAAGGGTAAGCGACCTGAAGCCCTTGTGATTAGAACAATTCCTAATACCCTTGAAAAATGTGCAATGCAATATTCTCATACAAATCCACCTTACTTAGCTGGTGAAGCCGCAAAGTATCTATGCGATATTGGAGTAAAACATTTGTTAATTGATTTGCCTTCAATTGATAAAGAAAAGGATGAGGGAAGGTTAGAAGCACATAATGCTTTTTGGAATACACAAGGAAAGGTAAGGATGGAGGCTACCATTACTGAGTTTATTTTTGTTCCTAATTCAGTAACTGATGGAAGTTATCTTCTGAATCTTCAAATAGCTCCTTTTGAGAATGATGCTTCACCAAGCAAACCAATATTGTATAAAATTGAGACTACTGATAAATCATCTGATTAA